The sequence AACCATCTCGACATGGAATTGCAAGACTCGAAACCCGCCGGCCGGCGATCGCGGTTACGATGCACGTTAGGCTGCAGGTGAAGACCGCCCAAACCGCTATGAAAGCTGTCGTTTTACTGTCAGGCGGACTCGACTCCTCGACGGTGCTCTATCGAGCCCGAGCCGATGGCTGGGACTGCTACACCCTGGCGTTCGACTACCATCAGCGCCACCGCTGCGAATTGCGTGCGGCGGCCCAAATTGCAGAGGCTGCCGGGGTTTGCGAGCACCGCGTTGTGACGTTCGACCTCCGGAGTTGGGGCGGCTCGGCGTTAACCGACGACGCGATCGCCGTGCCCGAGGCGCGATCGCTCGACCAGATGTCGGCAAGCATTCCCGTAACCTACGTCCCCGCACGCAATACGATTTTTCTGAGCTTTGCCCTCGGGTATGCCGAAGCCGTCGGCGCACAATGCGTGTTCCTCGGCGTCAACGCCCTCGATTACTCCGGCTACCCCGACTGCCGGCCGGACTACATCAATGCCATGCGCGCGGTGTATCGACTCGGAACCCGACAGGGACGCGAGGGCGAAGCGATCGCTATTGCCGCGCCGCTGATCGACTTTAAAAAAACCGAGATCGTTCGTCTCGGCAACGAGTTGGGCGTACCGTGGGAGCTAACCTGGTCCTGTTACAAGGGCGGAGACGTCGCCTGCGGCGTTTGCGATTCGTGTCGCTTGAGGTTGGCCGCGTTTGCGGAACTGGGTTTGCGGGATCCGGTATTGTATGCAACGGAGTGAGGCGATCGCGCCTACCCACCAGCCGTCGCGATCGCAATTGCGGTCGGAGCAGAACGTTTCGTGCGTGCTGCCAGCAACCCAGTGGAGAAGTGCCATGTCGGAACCGGAACCGGACCTGCAGCTGGCGATCGCGTCCTACAGCGATCGATCGTCGGAGATCGATGCCATCCGCCGGGTCGTGTTCCAGGACGAGCAAGGCGTTGCCCCGGAGCTGGAATTTGACGGTCGCGACGATGCTGCCACTCACCTGCTGGCCTACTGGCACGGGCAGCCGGTAGGCACCGCTCGCGTGAGCTGGCCGGACCCGCAGTCCGCAAAAATCGAGCGACTGGCCGTCCTGGCAGCGGCCCGCGGTCGTGGCATCGGTACGCAGCTGATGCAGCAAGCATTGCAACTGGCCGCAGAGCGAGGCGCGCGCGTTGCCGTCGTCCACGCGCAAGCATACGTCAAAGTTCTCTACGACATATTGGGATTCGTGCAGGTCGGCGATCGTTTCGAC comes from Rubidibacter lacunae KORDI 51-2 and encodes:
- a CDS encoding GNAT family N-acetyltransferase, which codes for MQRSEAIAPTHQPSRSQLRSEQNVSCVLPATQWRSAMSEPEPDLQLAIASYSDRSSEIDAIRRVVFQDEQGVAPELEFDGRDDAATHLLAYWHGQPVGTARVSWPDPQSAKIERLAVLAAARGRGIGTQLMQQALQLAAERGARVAVVHAQAYVKVLYDILGFVQVGDRFDEAGLPHVKMTKMLTSPSPA
- the queC gene encoding 7-cyano-7-deazaguanine synthase QueC; translation: MKAVVLLSGGLDSSTVLYRARADGWDCYTLAFDYHQRHRCELRAAAQIAEAAGVCEHRVVTFDLRSWGGSALTDDAIAVPEARSLDQMSASIPVTYVPARNTIFLSFALGYAEAVGAQCVFLGVNALDYSGYPDCRPDYINAMRAVYRLGTRQGREGEAIAIAAPLIDFKKTEIVRLGNELGVPWELTWSCYKGGDVACGVCDSCRLRLAAFAELGLRDPVLYATE